In a genomic window of Dehalococcoidia bacterium:
- a CDS encoding class II aldolase/adducin family protein, with the protein MSREIDEIKYEVAMATRILSHMGLATGVTAALGHVSMRVPNQPDKFVVKGRGYAIDALEEMQYYDMIVCDLEGYKIDGPARSTQCSEVKIHSSIYKSRPDVHSVVHVHPRNVVLMTVLGEPIKPMAQEGAPMVQAQPHPLYPHTKTVWSDEEGTDLAKTLGDSKFVLMQGHGASMTGKTPEDSVISMLQLEEQARMNYWALVAKGSDHPFIPDTLVNEITDRPPQHEYPHFKELMRAIGGNPPRDGVWNSYKKKVSGGMVAP; encoded by the coding sequence ATGTCTAGAGAAATTGATGAAATCAAGTACGAAGTTGCTATGGCTACGAGAATACTTTCGCACATGGGACTTGCGACTGGTGTCACTGCTGCATTAGGACATGTCAGCATGAGGGTACCAAACCAGCCTGATAAGTTTGTAGTCAAGGGTAGAGGGTATGCAATAGACGCCCTAGAGGAAATGCAGTACTACGACATGATTGTTTGTGATCTTGAGGGCTATAAAATTGACGGTCCAGCAAGATCGACTCAATGCTCTGAAGTCAAAATCCATTCCTCGATCTATAAATCCAGGCCTGATGTTCATTCAGTAGTTCACGTCCATCCTAGAAATGTCGTATTGATGACTGTTCTTGGAGAACCTATCAAGCCGATGGCACAAGAAGGGGCTCCAATGGTGCAGGCACAGCCACATCCTCTTTATCCGCACACAAAGACCGTATGGAGTGATGAAGAAGGAACTGACTTAGCTAAAACTCTCGGTGATAGCAAATTTGTACTTATGCAAGGTCATGGCGCATCTATGACCGGCAAAACTCCCGAAGATTCGGTCATCAGCATGCTTCAGCTTGAAGAGCAGGCTAGAATGAATTACTGGGCCCTGGTAGCCAAAGGAAGTGATCATCCTTTTATCCCAGACACTCTAGTTAATGAGATAACCGATAGGCCTCCTCAGCATGAATACCCGCATTTTAAAGAGCTCATGCGTGCTATAGGAGGAAATCCTCCTAGAGACGGTGTTTGGAATTCGTATAAAAAGAAAGTTTCTGGCGGAATGGTAGCTCCATAA
- a CDS encoding glycosyltransferase family 1 protein gives MKIMLVTDAWRPQVNGVVRTYENVISHIERNGTHKFEIIEPSLFATAPLPAYPEVKMVLQPWKVGGMLKDAAFDAIHIATEGPLGVAARIWCNRKKIPYTTAYHTRFPEYFHEYHGVPTRIGYRYIDWFHKKSERIFVPTETMKNELEKNNIKPEKIIWPRGVNKSIFNPQRRRAFAEYERPIWLYAGRVSVEKSIEDFLKLPAAGTKIVVGDGPSKATLQSKYPNVVFTGYKYAEELAEYYASADVFVFPSKTDTFGVVILEAMSCGTPVIAYDVTGPRDILTSGVSGYCSEKLSELCEPALLLDRQAVYDDSTQWTWERVAEIFLDNIVLHPGTRDLRSMDE, from the coding sequence ATGAAAATTATGCTCGTAACTGACGCTTGGCGTCCTCAAGTTAATGGCGTGGTGCGTACCTATGAAAATGTAATTTCTCATATAGAGCGTAACGGTACTCACAAATTCGAAATTATCGAACCTTCCTTGTTTGCCACAGCACCCCTTCCCGCTTACCCGGAAGTTAAGATGGTTCTACAACCTTGGAAAGTAGGAGGAATGCTGAAAGACGCGGCATTTGATGCAATACATATTGCTACAGAAGGCCCACTAGGGGTAGCCGCTAGGATTTGGTGCAATCGAAAAAAAATCCCCTACACCACTGCATACCACACTAGGTTCCCGGAGTATTTCCATGAATACCACGGGGTCCCAACAAGAATTGGATATCGATATATCGACTGGTTTCACAAAAAATCAGAGAGAATTTTTGTACCTACAGAAACAATGAAGAACGAGCTTGAGAAAAATAATATCAAACCAGAAAAAATCATATGGCCAAGGGGAGTGAATAAATCAATTTTCAATCCTCAAAGACGGCGTGCTTTTGCTGAGTATGAGCGCCCAATTTGGCTATATGCAGGGCGCGTAAGCGTAGAAAAAAGCATTGAAGATTTCCTTAAGCTTCCTGCCGCAGGAACAAAAATAGTAGTAGGAGATGGGCCTAGCAAAGCAACGTTGCAATCCAAATATCCTAATGTAGTGTTCACTGGTTACAAATACGCTGAAGAATTAGCTGAATATTACGCTTCCGCAGACGTTTTCGTATTCCCAAGTAAAACAGATACATTTGGAGTCGTTATTCTAGAAGCAATGTCCTGTGGTACACCTGTAATAGCCTATGATGTCACGGGGCCACGGGATATTCTAACTTCAGGCGTTTCTGGGTATTGTTCAGAGAAATTAAGTGAATTATGCGAACCTGCATTATTACTAGATAGGCAGGCAGTTTATGACGATAGCACGCAATGGACTTGGGAAAGAGTAGCCGAAATTTTTTTGGATAATATAGTTCTGCACCCGGGAACTCGAGATTTACGTAGCATGGATGAGTGA
- a CDS encoding nitrite/sulfite reductase has translation MTTRAPVPIVRGVKTIEEKLKMDYSKGVLPYIPEEVDDFETEATRYLNGEWPSEAEFIMYRLVRGVYGQRQPDVQMMRIKVPGGAMTADQMDAFGELVSKYAPLKKGHVTTRENIQVHFVKLDDTPHVMRILGEAGLVTREACGNTVRNVAGDPLSGVKPEEPFYVAPYLTAYARYFVRHEYTQVLPRKWKTAFCSGGDDEVVADIHDLAFIPKIKDGEKGFEIRIGGGTSIMPRTAWVLSEFTPVSEYLKIAEAAIRVFHRTDELRKNKMRARIKFYVDRIGIEAFKEEVNKELKGDWAKADFDPTPWMELPPEMIDEPPALVDVDSSRIEPDFLKWKKTNTLAQQQEGYYVVYVTLPLGDISEAQFPLLSDAARKYAGGRIRLTTEQNLVYRWVPEGHLHAFWSDLKKMGLSEDGANQITDVVSCPGTDSCKMGITSSMGVASALRETLRQSAFEDPMVNSLHVKVSGCPNGCSRHHIANIGFHGAATKGDGNQVPAYEVFLAGNYGNQDPVRFGHRVKAKVPAKRVPLFMNEIISFYQDNRSKEEPFNDFVDRVGTEPFEKLADQFRDVGSLNKENLDTYMDWGKTILYKLERGEGECAV, from the coding sequence ATGACTACACGTGCACCAGTGCCAATTGTTCGAGGTGTGAAAACTATAGAAGAAAAACTCAAAATGGATTATTCCAAAGGAGTTCTTCCGTATATCCCAGAAGAGGTTGATGATTTTGAAACTGAAGCTACCAGGTATTTGAATGGTGAATGGCCGTCAGAAGCTGAATTCATCATGTACCGGCTAGTACGCGGGGTGTACGGTCAGCGGCAACCAGACGTGCAAATGATGCGTATCAAGGTACCAGGTGGCGCAATGACCGCAGATCAAATGGACGCTTTTGGCGAACTGGTTTCGAAATATGCGCCTCTTAAGAAAGGGCACGTAACTACTCGTGAAAATATACAAGTTCATTTCGTAAAACTTGATGATACGCCACATGTAATGAGAATCCTCGGTGAAGCAGGCCTTGTCACTCGTGAGGCTTGTGGGAATACGGTACGAAACGTTGCGGGCGATCCTTTGTCTGGTGTAAAGCCAGAAGAACCTTTTTATGTAGCTCCTTACCTGACCGCCTATGCAAGATATTTTGTCAGGCATGAATATACTCAAGTGTTGCCAAGGAAATGGAAAACCGCCTTCTGTAGTGGAGGAGATGATGAAGTCGTTGCTGATATACACGATTTAGCTTTCATTCCTAAAATTAAAGACGGAGAGAAAGGGTTTGAGATCAGAATTGGGGGCGGGACTTCAATTATGCCTCGGACGGCTTGGGTATTATCTGAATTTACGCCTGTTTCTGAATATTTAAAAATTGCAGAAGCCGCAATACGAGTCTTTCATCGAACTGATGAGTTGCGAAAAAACAAAATGAGAGCTCGAATTAAGTTCTACGTAGATAGAATCGGTATCGAAGCTTTTAAAGAAGAAGTGAATAAAGAGCTAAAAGGTGATTGGGCAAAAGCAGATTTCGATCCAACTCCATGGATGGAACTTCCTCCAGAGATGATTGATGAGCCGCCTGCGCTAGTTGATGTCGACTCGTCACGCATTGAACCAGATTTCCTTAAATGGAAAAAAACAAATACTTTGGCTCAGCAACAAGAGGGTTACTACGTCGTGTACGTCACTCTTCCGCTTGGCGACATTAGTGAGGCACAATTCCCTCTACTTTCAGATGCTGCACGAAAATATGCAGGTGGTCGAATCCGCTTAACAACTGAGCAAAATTTAGTATATCGGTGGGTGCCTGAAGGTCATTTACATGCATTTTGGAGTGACTTAAAGAAAATGGGCCTCTCTGAAGACGGAGCTAATCAAATTACTGATGTTGTTTCCTGCCCAGGCACTGACAGTTGCAAAATGGGAATCACTTCTTCAATGGGTGTCGCTAGCGCGCTACGCGAAACACTGAGACAAAGCGCCTTTGAAGATCCTATGGTCAACAGCTTACATGTAAAAGTAAGTGGATGTCCTAATGGTTGCTCACGCCATCACATAGCTAACATTGGATTTCACGGGGCAGCTACGAAAGGTGATGGGAATCAAGTACCTGCCTACGAAGTATTTCTCGCAGGTAATTATGGCAACCAAGATCCAGTAAGATTTGGACATCGCGTCAAAGCAAAGGTTCCGGCTAAAAGAGTTCCATTATTCATGAATGAGATTATTTCTTTTTACCAAGATAATCGCTCAAAAGAAGAGCCTTTCAACGATTTTGTTGATCGAGTTGGAACTGAGCCTTTTGAGAAGCTTGCTGATCAATTTAGAGACGTAGGCTCCTTAAATAAAGAAAACCTAGATACTTATATGGATTGGGGTAAAACCATTCTGTATAAACTTGAACGCGGCGAAGGCGAATGTGCAGTATAG
- a CDS encoding MFS transporter, with the protein MPKVEFYGWKIVALMIGPRSAGNGVYILGNTLFVIPLEESLGLGRSVSSLMFALGGVIGGISAPVSGILMDRWGPRRVLIISVLIGCIGYFLLGLAPNILILFLIFLGPISLVMLNVAFNASSGIINNWFDRYKSTAFSLMQGGSGLGSLIIITVLAYSIDSWGWRTASGIAGLLVLAIGLPTAYASRNTPEELGLQPDGTNKSVSGSQELPIRKAKGYLIVLEGMDSMQAMKTIRFWMLAISSTIFGGAIATLGIHFVPIMVWKGLTEVQGAMMLTFLALGSAFTVIFVGTLADRYGRLLIASIACIFLGIAIFILRLGGTGISLWIAVAVLSASSCLYPLTWSIVGELFGRKSYSTIRGYMMAVQSVGTLVMPLIAGFYYDSTEDYSLTLMVLTVLWMMAAVLLFVTPRKSTS; encoded by the coding sequence ATGGGGTATATATCTTGGGTAACACTTTATTTGTCATCCCTTTGGAAGAATCTTTAGGGCTCGGTAGAAGCGTCTCTTCTTTAATGTTTGCTTTGGGCGGCGTAATTGGAGGGATTTCGGCGCCTGTAAGCGGTATATTAATGGATCGATGGGGACCACGTAGAGTTTTAATAATTAGTGTGCTTATTGGATGCATAGGCTATTTTTTATTAGGACTTGCCCCCAATATCCTAATATTATTTTTAATTTTTCTAGGTCCTATTAGCTTGGTAATGTTGAATGTTGCTTTTAACGCGTCGTCAGGAATAATTAACAACTGGTTCGATAGATATAAATCTACAGCTTTTTCATTAATGCAAGGTGGGTCGGGGCTTGGATCCCTAATAATTATTACTGTGTTGGCTTACTCGATAGACAGCTGGGGGTGGCGTACTGCTTCCGGAATAGCTGGTTTGCTGGTCCTGGCTATCGGACTCCCCACAGCATACGCATCTAGGAACACCCCTGAAGAATTGGGATTACAACCAGATGGTACCAATAAATCAGTATCTGGAAGTCAAGAGCTCCCTATCAGAAAAGCTAAGGGATATCTAATTGTTTTAGAGGGTATGGATAGTATGCAAGCTATGAAAACAATACGGTTCTGGATGTTAGCAATTTCTTCTACAATTTTTGGTGGAGCGATAGCCACACTAGGTATCCATTTTGTCCCAATTATGGTTTGGAAAGGCTTAACGGAAGTCCAAGGTGCTATGATGCTTACCTTTTTGGCACTGGGTTCTGCATTCACTGTAATTTTTGTTGGCACCCTTGCAGATCGGTATGGACGGCTATTAATAGCATCTATCGCTTGCATATTTTTGGGAATAGCTATTTTCATTTTGAGATTAGGCGGGACAGGGATATCGTTATGGATTGCCGTAGCAGTTTTATCTGCTTCTAGCTGCCTGTATCCACTAACATGGTCAATAGTGGGGGAGTTATTCGGAAGAAAATCATATTCAACCATTCGTGGCTACATGATGGCAGTGCAATCTGTTGGGACTCTGGTAATGCCACTAATTGCTGGATTCTATTACGATTCTACAGAAGATTATTCTCTTACTCTGATGGTGCTTACTGTTCTATGGATGATGGCCGCGGTGCTACTTTTCGTAACACCACGGAAATCAACATCTTAG